The Leptolyngbya sp. CCY15150 genome contains a region encoding:
- the psaJ gene encoding photosystem I reaction center subunit IX has product MQDLLKYLSTAPVLAAAWMLVTAGILIEFNRFYPDLLFTPF; this is encoded by the coding sequence ATGCAGGATCTCTTGAAGTATTTGTCTACCGCGCCGGTTTTGGCAGCAGCCTGGATGCTGGTCACGGCTGGTATCTTGATTGAATTCAACCGGTTCTACCCAGACCTGTTGTTTACACCGTTCTAA
- a CDS encoding Photosystem I reaction center subunit III: MRRLFALLLVISLWIGFVPPASADVAGLTPCGESAAFQQRAAAATTPQAKARFVKYADSSLLCGTDGLPHLVADGRWSHASEFMIPGLMFLYIAGWIGWVGRAYLIAVRGEKNAEEKEIVIDVPLATKVMLTGFAWPLAALKEFSSGELVAKDAEITVSPR; this comes from the coding sequence ATGAGACGATTGTTTGCTCTACTTCTAGTTATTAGTCTTTGGATTGGCTTTGTTCCTCCAGCCTCCGCTGATGTAGCTGGACTAACCCCCTGTGGTGAGTCTGCTGCCTTCCAGCAACGCGCTGCTGCCGCTACAACGCCTCAAGCCAAAGCCCGTTTCGTAAAATATGCTGATTCCAGCCTCCTCTGCGGCACCGATGGGTTGCCTCACCTAGTGGCTGATGGTCGCTGGAGCCATGCCAGCGAATTTATGATTCCAGGTCTAATGTTCCTCTACATTGCCGGATGGATTGGTTGGGTGGGCCGTGCCTACCTAATTGCCGTTCGCGGTGAAAAGAATGCCGAAGAGAAGGAAATCGTGATCGATGTTCCTCTAGCTACCAAGGTGATGCTAACGGGCTTTGCTTGGCCGTTGGCTGCTCTGAAAGAATTTTCGAGCGGTGAACTCGTGGCTAAGGATGCAGAAATTACGGTTTCTCCCCGCTAG
- the tsaD gene encoding tRNA (adenosine(37)-N6)-threonylcarbamoyltransferase complex transferase subunit TsaD yields MVTTLAIETSCDETAVAIVSDRHVLSSVVSSQIDIHRQYGGVVPEVASRQHVETVNWAIAQALEQADLPWDGIDGVAATVAPGLVGALLVGLSAAKTLALLHQKPFLGVHHLEGHICASYLTEPTLESPFLCLLVSGGHTSLLHVQGCGHYTTLGQTHDDAAGEAFDKVARLLDLGYPGGPAIDRLAAQGNPQAYALPEGKISLPQGGYHPYDSSFSGLKTAVLRLTQSLQAQTPDLPVADLAASFQATVARSLTKRAIACALDHHLSTIVVGGGVAANSGLRQHLTAAASDKGLRVIFPPLKFCTDNAAMIACAAAEHLAHGRRSPLSLGVQSRMAVEDVLKLYA; encoded by the coding sequence ATGGTAACAACCCTCGCTATTGAAACCAGTTGTGATGAAACTGCCGTCGCCATTGTGAGCGATCGCCATGTGTTGAGCAGTGTGGTGTCCTCTCAAATTGACATTCACCGCCAGTATGGGGGCGTGGTGCCGGAGGTGGCGTCTCGGCAGCATGTGGAAACCGTGAACTGGGCGATCGCTCAAGCGCTGGAGCAAGCGGATCTGCCCTGGGATGGCATTGATGGCGTTGCGGCTACGGTGGCACCGGGGCTGGTGGGAGCGCTGCTGGTGGGCCTGAGTGCGGCTAAAACCTTGGCTCTGCTGCACCAAAAGCCGTTTTTGGGTGTCCACCACCTAGAGGGGCATATCTGCGCTTCTTACCTGACGGAGCCGACCTTGGAGTCGCCCTTTCTCTGTCTTCTGGTGTCGGGGGGGCATACGAGCCTGCTCCATGTTCAAGGCTGCGGGCATTACACAACCTTGGGGCAAACCCACGATGATGCAGCCGGGGAAGCCTTTGATAAAGTTGCTCGCTTACTAGACTTGGGCTATCCAGGCGGCCCGGCGATCGATCGCCTCGCGGCCCAGGGAAATCCCCAGGCCTATGCTTTGCCGGAGGGAAAAATCTCCCTGCCCCAAGGTGGCTACCATCCCTACGACTCCAGCTTTAGCGGTCTGAAAACGGCTGTCTTGCGGTTGACCCAGTCTCTCCAAGCGCAGACTCCGGACTTACCGGTGGCGGATCTAGCAGCTAGCTTTCAAGCCACGGTGGCCCGATCGCTCACCAAACGGGCGATCGCCTGTGCCCTTGATCATCACCTCAGCACCATCGTGGTGGGGGGCGGTGTGGCGGCTAACAGCGGCCTACGGCAGCATCTGACGGCGGCAGCGTCTGACAAGGGGCTGCGGGTGATTTTTCCGCCCCTGAAGTTCTGCACCGATAATGCCGCTATGATTGCCTGCGCAGCGGCGGAGCATCTGGCCCACGGACGGCGATCGCCCCTATCTTTGGGGGTGCAGTCACGCATGGCGGTGGAGGATGTGCTCAAGCTTTATGCATGA
- a CDS encoding alpha/beta hydrolase, which translates to MVRSVDIRGLPHAYSLTSETAVPTVLVFVHGWLLSQAYWQPVIQHLSADYQCLSYDLRGFGQSQPIADYNIHPQTLEQRSEAIAVGASCSRSLTEVTTSRAEYAHTPAAYAEDLLQLLQTLNIQNAWLVGHSLGGSIALWAAHQSPSAIAGVVCVNSGGGIYLKEEFERFRMAGTQLVKLRPRWLPYVPLLDVPFARMNVAQPISRQWARQRLMDWVAAHPTAALGALLDSTTEAEVHDLPRLVAGLSQPVYFLAGEQDDVMEPKYVNHLASFHSLFECCGHNVLQLPNCGHLSMLEHPDAVAQYIRQILTIHA; encoded by the coding sequence ATGGTTAGAAGCGTTGACATTCGTGGCCTCCCCCACGCCTATTCTTTAACGTCTGAAACGGCAGTGCCGACAGTGCTGGTCTTTGTCCATGGATGGCTCCTGAGCCAGGCCTATTGGCAACCCGTCATTCAGCATCTATCGGCTGACTATCAGTGCTTATCCTATGACCTGCGAGGATTTGGTCAGTCTCAGCCCATAGCCGATTACAACATTCATCCCCAAACCCTAGAGCAGCGCTCAGAAGCGATCGCCGTTGGAGCCAGTTGTAGCCGATCGCTCACTGAGGTGACGACGTCTAGGGCGGAGTATGCCCATACACCTGCCGCCTACGCCGAAGACCTCTTGCAATTACTGCAAACCCTGAACATTCAAAATGCCTGGCTTGTGGGGCATTCCCTCGGCGGTAGCATTGCCCTTTGGGCTGCCCATCAGTCACCGAGTGCGATCGCTGGCGTCGTTTGCGTGAACTCGGGGGGTGGCATTTATCTAAAAGAAGAATTTGAGCGGTTTCGCATGGCCGGCACTCAGCTCGTCAAGCTACGCCCTCGCTGGCTGCCCTACGTGCCGCTCCTTGATGTTCCCTTTGCCCGCATGAATGTGGCCCAGCCGATTTCTCGTCAGTGGGCACGCCAGCGTCTGATGGATTGGGTCGCTGCCCATCCAACCGCGGCCCTAGGCGCACTCTTAGACTCAACCACAGAAGCCGAGGTTCATGACCTGCCACGTCTTGTAGCAGGGTTATCACAACCGGTCTACTTCTTAGCGGGAGAGCAAGATGACGTCATGGAACCCAAGTATGTGAACCATCTAGCGAGTTTCCATTCCCTGTTTGAATGCTGTGGTCACAATGTTCTACAGCTCCCTAACTGTGGGCATCTCTCCATGCTCGAACATCCCGACGCCGTAGCGCAGTATATTCGCCAGATTTTGACCATTCATGCATAA
- a CDS encoding MBOAT family protein, which produces MTLLSILYGIFLLSVLGVYWAVEGRSLRLWVLLLASLVFYSSLQLQYVPLLLVIALVTFRIGLDLGAPLDWRIDNVDWDFAQQDWGRRRFRLLWLGIVVNVLLLLGFKYVPFVLSSLGLAFAWPAAQASASWVATQIMAPLGISFFCFECIAYLVDVYRGAPASQSFLKFATYKLFFPKLISGPITRFHPFMQEVQAAQFPSTVKIVDALWLIACGAVKKLLLADHLGTLVDLSFANLERAGSGDLWLAAIAYGFQLYLDFSGYVDVARGTAMLMGFSLPQNFDFPYLTTNIADFWRRWHMTLGDWLRNYLYFPLGGSRQGLSRTCLNLLIIMLIAGIWHGAAWGFVVWGAVHGVALVVHRLTHALSERSPQLAQWWQSIPGTLVAWGATQSMVFVAWIFFRLPNLRDSWWVLTHLWGHPADVQFGQKIYVETLQMGRAEIAVILGAIALVMIAIYGVQRGLKLQLNWPVKILLVPICLFAAWLLAPSESSPYIYFDF; this is translated from the coding sequence ATGACATTACTGTCCATTTTGTATGGCATCTTTCTGCTCAGCGTCCTGGGAGTGTACTGGGCAGTTGAGGGGCGATCGCTGCGATTGTGGGTCTTGCTGCTAGCTAGCTTGGTGTTCTACAGTTCCCTGCAGCTTCAGTACGTGCCGTTGCTGCTCGTCATTGCCTTGGTGACCTTCCGCATTGGGCTAGATCTGGGAGCCCCGCTCGACTGGCGCATTGACAATGTGGACTGGGACTTTGCCCAGCAAGACTGGGGCCGCCGCCGCTTTAGATTGCTGTGGCTAGGCATTGTGGTGAATGTCTTGCTGCTGCTGGGCTTCAAGTATGTACCCTTTGTCCTGTCATCCTTGGGGCTAGCCTTTGCCTGGCCCGCTGCCCAAGCGTCGGCGAGTTGGGTGGCTACCCAGATTATGGCTCCCTTGGGCATTAGCTTTTTCTGTTTTGAATGTATCGCCTATTTGGTGGATGTCTATCGAGGCGCGCCTGCCAGCCAAAGTTTTCTCAAATTTGCTACCTATAAGCTGTTTTTTCCTAAGCTCATCTCGGGGCCGATCACCCGTTTTCATCCCTTTATGCAAGAGGTGCAGGCGGCTCAGTTTCCCAGCACCGTCAAGATTGTGGATGCTCTATGGCTAATTGCCTGTGGGGCGGTGAAGAAGCTGCTGTTGGCGGATCACTTGGGCACGTTGGTGGATCTAAGTTTTGCTAACTTGGAGCGGGCGGGGAGTGGCGATCTATGGCTGGCGGCGATCGCCTACGGGTTTCAGCTCTACCTAGATTTCAGCGGCTATGTGGATGTGGCGCGGGGTACGGCCATGCTCATGGGTTTCTCGCTGCCTCAAAACTTTGACTTTCCCTACTTGACGACCAATATTGCCGACTTTTGGCGGCGCTGGCATATGACCCTCGGGGACTGGCTGCGCAACTATCTCTATTTTCCCTTGGGGGGATCGCGCCAGGGTCTGAGTCGCACCTGCTTGAATTTGCTGATCATTATGCTGATTGCCGGCATTTGGCATGGTGCGGCCTGGGGGTTTGTGGTGTGGGGAGCCGTCCATGGTGTAGCGCTGGTGGTGCATCGTCTCACCCATGCCCTGTCAGAGCGATCGCCTCAGTTGGCTCAATGGTGGCAAAGTATTCCCGGTACGTTGGTGGCTTGGGGCGCGACCCAGTCGATGGTGTTTGTGGCCTGGATCTTTTTCCGCCTGCCGAATCTGCGAGATTCCTGGTGGGTGCTCACCCATTTGTGGGGACATCCGGCGGATGTGCAGTTTGGGCAAAAAATCTATGTGGAAACGCTGCAGATGGGACGGGCAGAAATTGCTGTGATTCTAGGGGCGATCGCCTTGGTGATGATTGCTATCTATGGCGTGCAGCGAGGGCTCAAGCTACAGCTCAATTGGCCGGTCAAAATCCTGCTGGTGCCCATTTGCCTTTTCGCCGCTTGGCTCCTGGCTCCTAGCGAAAGTTCTCCCTATATTTACTTTGACTTTTAG
- a CDS encoding chromophore lyase CpcT/CpeT: MTHSTDIKTLARWMAADFSNQPQAFENPPFFAHIRVCMRPLPLEQLSGMSFLVEQAYDINLNAPYRLRVLKLLDLGDHIEIENYLVADQEALFNASRHPERLKDVTSDRLQKMPGCNMVVHWTGTSFKGVVEPGKACMVERKGQLTYLDSEFEIDADRFISLDRGRDPNTDEHLWGSIAGPFHFVRWASFADEVML; this comes from the coding sequence ATGACCCATTCTACAGATATCAAAACCCTAGCCCGCTGGATGGCGGCAGACTTTAGTAACCAGCCTCAAGCGTTTGAAAATCCACCCTTTTTCGCCCATATCCGTGTCTGTATGCGCCCCCTGCCGTTGGAGCAGTTGTCGGGGATGAGCTTTTTGGTGGAGCAAGCCTACGATATTAATTTGAATGCGCCATACCGTCTGCGGGTGCTGAAGCTGCTAGACTTGGGCGACCATATTGAAATTGAAAATTATCTCGTCGCGGATCAAGAAGCGCTGTTTAATGCTTCTCGCCACCCAGAACGCCTGAAGGATGTGACGAGCGATCGCCTCCAGAAAATGCCGGGCTGTAATATGGTGGTTCACTGGACGGGCACGTCGTTCAAAGGCGTTGTTGAACCGGGGAAGGCCTGCATGGTGGAGCGCAAGGGGCAGCTCACCTACCTGGATAGCGAATTTGAAATTGACGCCGATCGCTTTATTAGCCTCGATCGAGGGCGGGATCCCAATACGGATGAACATCTATGGGGCTCCATCGCTGGCCCATTCCACTTTGTTCGCTGGGCTAGCTTTGCCGATGAAGTGATGCTGTAG